The following proteins are co-located in the Hevea brasiliensis isolate MT/VB/25A 57/8 chromosome 11, ASM3005281v1, whole genome shotgun sequence genome:
- the LOC110651270 gene encoding uncharacterized protein LOC110651270 isoform X2 — translation MQGIKMGQLEHIQNKLHSSVQMGIMGPGINDPALQEMAMMGLGSTDTQSLQISVSSNQAQPLENVNMADNCVLQKFSVSNMQMGQMDPQAYSLVSKLFLSPSKQLGEMEAMLSSVGSQQPSMLSKRKAPVEPTFSNPGLQKLSMPNKRVAQIENRPWLQKMSAPNKLPVQMQSQSISNNSGLQRSQAPSKRSTSTKAGLQQLPVQKNQSGQRSPMLQNVSSNSVRSKLRESLAAALALVSRRQDKASSSSKNSNNEDASTAGPILENSQPSENASGTADVSEEHKGSLPTKMDPLAQKSNDGEHTSQEISSSTGDSTETSKNDGQTFQSTIGLHDEDASFSDNFLVKDELLQGNGLSWVLEPDMRVEEKKDVGTAQKQPDPEVFCRNSGDQVALSPQVLASKIEAELYKLFGGVNKKYKEKGRSLLFNLKDHNNPELRERVMSGEIPPEKLCSMTAEELASKELSQWRMAKAEELAQMVVLRNSDIDMRRLVKKTHKGEFQVEVEPEDSVSVEVAVGASSLTRMQPKPKQDISLPSKPDQMQAKGNAVSEKSCSEDQNVLMIASSEGTDLMQRLMVDDELKDAEFLPPIVSLDEFMESLNSEPPFENLPVDTGKTTPASEKDDSQVVSKSKSPDATLRDLDDITSGKPDLTDVKNTKLDADGQSTGCLVKSEAAPSLAMPKGEHVWEGLLQLNISLTASVIGIFKSGEKTSAKDWSGFIEIKGRVRLNAFEKFLQELPMSRSRAVMVLHFVCKEGSADSERAGFSEVSDSYVMDGRVGFAEPASGVELYFCPPLSKTSELLAKVLPKDQIDALNAIDNGLIGVIVWRKPQITSTMSPNSASPHKHNSKKQHSFSRRRQEKDANVNVNLTPKQTLPSNGPTTYTRVEPDDDDDDDVPPGFGPPAARDEDDLPEFNFSSGSVTSGPQSTTYSVTRGQGMPPFQPHLQTPSRPVDQMRELVQRYGLPKSSAPSGNWQDNRTIGVAVRPWNDDDDDMPEWHPEENKPQLQPVHMHDVQPPILRAHMMQQITTPQMASQPVSLRPPQMNVIHGPQHTAPSWQQGPRTVPTPGSHNFGAYQSNYRASPGLEAGLQGMARRGDAPKSWGF, via the exons ATGCAGGGCATCAAAATGGGTCAGCTGGAACACATTCAAAATAAATTACACTCATCAGTACAAATGGGAATAATGGGACCGGGGATCAATGATCCTGCATTGCAGGAGATGGCAATGATGGGGCTGGGTTCCACTGATACACAATCACTTCAGATCTCAGTATCAAGCAACCAGGCACAGCCACTGGAAAATGTAAATATGGCTGATAACTGTGTCTTGCAGAAATTCTCAGTATCAAACATGCAAATGGGACAGATGGATCCACAGGCATACAGTCTAGTGTCAAAACTGTTCTTGTCACCTAGCAAGCAACTAGGGGAGATGGAAGCCATGTTGAGCAGTGTGGGATCCCAGCAGCCATCAATGTTGAGCAAGCGAAAGGCACCTGTAGAACCCACATTCAGTAATCCTGGGTTGCAGAAGTTATCAATGCCTAACAAGCGGGTTGCACAGATAGAGAATAggccatggctgcagaaaatgtCTGCACCAAATAAATTACCAGTGCAGATGCAATCCCAGTCCATTTCTAACAATTCAGGTTTGCAGCGTTCACAAGCACCATCTAAGAGATCAACATCTACCAAAGCTGGTCTGCAGCAGTTACCAGTTCAGAAAAACCAAAGTGGACAACGATCTCCAATGCTTCAAAATGTGTCTTCCAATTCTGTAAGGTCCAAGCTAAGGGAGTCATTAGCAGCAGCTCTAGCATTGGTTTCTCGGCGGCAGGATAAAGCTTCAAGCAGCAGTAAGAACTCTAATAATGAGGATGCTAGTACTGCAGGACCAATACTGGAAAATTCTCAACCTTCTGAAAATGCTTCTGGGACTGCTGATGTGTCTGAGGAGCACAAAGGATCTTTGCCCACCAAGATGGATCCTTTAGCTCAGAAGTCTAATGATGGTGAACATACATCTCAAGAAATTTCTTCTAGTACTGGTGATTCTACAGAGACCTCAAAAAATGATGGCCAGACCTTTCAGTCAACTATTGGTCTGCATGATGAGGATGCTTCGTTTAGTGACAACTTTTTGGTTAAAGATGAACTTTTGCAGGGAAATGGGCTATCCTGGGTATTGGAACCCGATATGAGAGTGGAAGAAAAAAAGGATGTTGGAACTGCCCAAAAACAGCCAGATCCAGAGGTTTTCTGCAGGAACAGTGGAGATCAAGTGGCTCTGTCCCCCCAAGTTTTGGCATCTAAAATTGAAGCCGAACTCTACAAATTATTTGGTGGAGTAAACAAGAAATATAAGGAGAAGGGCAGGTCTCTGTTATTCAATTTGAAGGATCATAATAATCCTGAATTGAGAGAAAGAGTTATGTCAGGAGAAATCCCCCCTGAGAAACTCTGCTCTATGACTGCAGAGGAGCTTGCATCTAAGGAGCTTTCTCAATGGCGGATGGCAAAAGCTGAGGAGCTTGCTCAAATGGTGGTATTGCGTAATTCTGATATTGATATGAGAAGATTGGTGAAGAAAACACACAAGGGTGAGTTCCAAGTAGAAGTTGAACCTGAGGATAGTGTCTCTGTGGAGGTTGCTGTTGGGGCAAGTTCACTCACTCGTATGCAACCCAAACCAAAGCAGGACATCTCTTTACCCTCCAAACCTGATCAAATGCAAGCTAAAGGAAATGCTGTTAGTGAAAAGAGTTGTTCAGAGGACCAGAATGTTCTCATGATCGCTTCTAGCGAAGGTACTGATTTGATGCAAAGGCTCATGGTGGATGATGAACTGAAAGATGCagaatttcttcctccaattgtcTCCCTTGACGAGTTCATGGAATCCCTTAATTCAGAGCCACcatttgaaaatttaccagtggATACTGGAAAAACTACACCTGCCTCTGAAAAGGATGATTCACAAGTTGTCTCGAAATCCAAGTCTCCCGATGCAACTCTAAGAGATCTTGATGATATTACCTCTGGTAAACCTGATCTTACGGATGTGAAGAATACAAAATTGGATGCTGATGGACAATCCACCGGCTGTCTTGTAAAATCAGAGGCAGCACCTTCCCTTGCCATGCCTAAGGGTGAGCATGTTTGGGAAGGCTTACTTCAGCTGAATATTTCGTTAACTGCATCAGTTATTGGCATCTTTAAAAG tGGTGAAAAAACATCTGCAAAAGATTGGTCTGGCTTTATTGAGATAAAGGGGAGGGTCAGACTGAATGCATTTGAGAAGTTCCTTCAAGAGCTTCCAATGTCCCGAAGTCGTGCTGTTATG GTTCTACACTTTGTTTGCAAGGAGGGGTCAGCAGATAGTGAGCGTGCAGGTTTTAGTGAG GTGTCTGATTCGTACGTCATGGATGGGAGGGTGGGTTTTGCGGAGCCTGCTTCTGGAGTGGAACTCTATTTCTGCCCACCTCTGTCAAAGACTAGCGAATTGCTTGCAAAGGTCCTTCCAAAGGACCAAATTGATGCCCTTAATGCTATTGATAATGGTCTAATTGGTGTTATTGTATGGAGAAAACCTCAAATAACGTCAACAATGTCACCCAACTCCGCATCACCCCATAAACACAATTCAAAAAAGCAACACTCCTTTTCTAGGAGACGCCAAGAAAAGGATGCTAATGTAAATGTGAATCTCACGCCTAAACAGACCTTACCCAGTAATGGACCTACTACCTACACTAGAGTTGAACCTGATGACGATGACGATGATGATGTGCCTCCTGGGTTTGGCCCGCCGGCTGCTCGGGATGAGGATGACCTGCCTGAGTTTAACTTTTCAAGTGGTTCTGTTACATCAGGGCCACAGTCAACTACCTATAGTGTTACTCGGGGGCAAGGGATGCCCCCCTTTCAACCACACTTACAAACACCATCTCGCCCTGTAGATCAAATGAGGGAGCTTGTACAAAGATATGGACTTCCTAAATCTAGTGCCCCTTCAGGGAATTGGCAGGATAATAGAACAATAGGGGTTGCAGTGCGGCCATGGAATGATGACGATGATGACATGCCTGAATGGCATCCAGAAGAAAATAAACCACAGCTTCAGCCAGTACATATGCATGACGTACAGCCGCCAATTTTACGTGCCCATATGATGCAGCAGATCACAACCCCTCAAATGGCTTCACAACCCGTGTCCTTGCGACCACCCCAAATGAATGTGATTCATGGCCCGCAGCATACTGCCCCTTCATGGCAGCAGGGCCCTCGGACGGTTCCCACCCCTGGCTCCCATAACTTTGGTGCCTATCAGTCCAACTACAGGGCATCACCCGGACTTGAAGCAGGGCTGCAAGGCATGGCTCGGCGTGGAGATGCTCCCAAAAGTTGGGGGTTTTGA
- the LOC110651270 gene encoding uncharacterized protein LOC110651270 isoform X3 → MGQLEHIQNKLHSSVQMGIMGPGINDPALQEMAMMGLGSTDTQSLQISVSSNQAQPLENVNMADNCVLQKFSVSNMQMGQMDPQAYSLVSKLFLSPSKQLGEMEAMLSSVGSQQPSMLSKRKAPVEPTFSNPGLQKLSMPNKRVAQIENRPWLQKMSAPNKLPVQMQSQSISNNSGLQRSQAPSKRSTSTKAGLQQLPVQKNQSGQRSPMLQNVSSNSVRSKLRESLAAALALVSRRQDKASSSSKNSNNEDASTAGPILENSQPSENASGTADVSEEHKGSLPTKMDPLAQKSNDGEHTSQEISSSTGDSTETSKNDGQTFQSTIGLHDEDASFSDNFLVKDELLQGNGLSWVLEPDMRVEEKKDVGTAQKQPDPEVFCRNSGDQVALSPQVLASKIEAELYKLFGGVNKKYKEKGRSLLFNLKDHNNPELRERVMSGEIPPEKLCSMTAEELASKELSQWRMAKAEELAQMVVLRNSDIDMRRLVKKTHKGEFQVEVEPEDSVSVEVAVGASSLTRMQPKPKQDISLPSKPDQMQAKGNAVSEKSCSEDQNVLMIASSEGTDLMQRLMVDDELKDAEFLPPIVSLDEFMESLNSEPPFENLPVDTGKTTPASEKDDSQVVSKSKSPDATLRDLDDITSGKPDLTDVKNTKLDADGQSTGCLVKSEAAPSLAMPKGEHVWEGLLQLNISLTASVIGIFKSGEKTSAKDWSGFIEIKGRVRLNAFEKFLQELPMSRSRAVMVLHFVCKEGSADSERAGFSEVSDSYVMDGRVGFAEPASGVELYFCPPLSKTSELLAKVLPKDQIDALNAIDNGLIGVIVWRKPQITSTMSPNSASPHKHNSKKQHSFSRRRQEKDANVNVNLTPKQTLPSNGPTTYTRVEPDDDDDDDVPPGFGPPAARDEDDLPEFNFSSGSVTSGPQSTTYSVTRGQGMPPFQPHLQTPSRPVDQMRELVQRYGLPKSSAPSGNWQDNRTIGVAVRPWNDDDDDMPEWHPEENKPQLQPVHMHDVQPPILRAHMMQQITTPQMASQPVSLRPPQMNVIHGPQHTAPSWQQGPRTVPTPGSHNFGAYQSNYRASPGLEAGLQGMARRGDAPKSWGF, encoded by the exons ATGGGTCAGCTGGAACACATTCAAAATAAATTACACTCATCAGTACAAATGGGAATAATGGGACCGGGGATCAATGATCCTGCATTGCAGGAGATGGCAATGATGGGGCTGGGTTCCACTGATACACAATCACTTCAGATCTCAGTATCAAGCAACCAGGCACAGCCACTGGAAAATGTAAATATGGCTGATAACTGTGTCTTGCAGAAATTCTCAGTATCAAACATGCAAATGGGACAGATGGATCCACAGGCATACAGTCTAGTGTCAAAACTGTTCTTGTCACCTAGCAAGCAACTAGGGGAGATGGAAGCCATGTTGAGCAGTGTGGGATCCCAGCAGCCATCAATGTTGAGCAAGCGAAAGGCACCTGTAGAACCCACATTCAGTAATCCTGGGTTGCAGAAGTTATCAATGCCTAACAAGCGGGTTGCACAGATAGAGAATAggccatggctgcagaaaatgtCTGCACCAAATAAATTACCAGTGCAGATGCAATCCCAGTCCATTTCTAACAATTCAGGTTTGCAGCGTTCACAAGCACCATCTAAGAGATCAACATCTACCAAAGCTGGTCTGCAGCAGTTACCAGTTCAGAAAAACCAAAGTGGACAACGATCTCCAATGCTTCAAAATGTGTCTTCCAATTCTGTAAGGTCCAAGCTAAGGGAGTCATTAGCAGCAGCTCTAGCATTGGTTTCTCGGCGGCAGGATAAAGCTTCAAGCAGCAGTAAGAACTCTAATAATGAGGATGCTAGTACTGCAGGACCAATACTGGAAAATTCTCAACCTTCTGAAAATGCTTCTGGGACTGCTGATGTGTCTGAGGAGCACAAAGGATCTTTGCCCACCAAGATGGATCCTTTAGCTCAGAAGTCTAATGATGGTGAACATACATCTCAAGAAATTTCTTCTAGTACTGGTGATTCTACAGAGACCTCAAAAAATGATGGCCAGACCTTTCAGTCAACTATTGGTCTGCATGATGAGGATGCTTCGTTTAGTGACAACTTTTTGGTTAAAGATGAACTTTTGCAGGGAAATGGGCTATCCTGGGTATTGGAACCCGATATGAGAGTGGAAGAAAAAAAGGATGTTGGAACTGCCCAAAAACAGCCAGATCCAGAGGTTTTCTGCAGGAACAGTGGAGATCAAGTGGCTCTGTCCCCCCAAGTTTTGGCATCTAAAATTGAAGCCGAACTCTACAAATTATTTGGTGGAGTAAACAAGAAATATAAGGAGAAGGGCAGGTCTCTGTTATTCAATTTGAAGGATCATAATAATCCTGAATTGAGAGAAAGAGTTATGTCAGGAGAAATCCCCCCTGAGAAACTCTGCTCTATGACTGCAGAGGAGCTTGCATCTAAGGAGCTTTCTCAATGGCGGATGGCAAAAGCTGAGGAGCTTGCTCAAATGGTGGTATTGCGTAATTCTGATATTGATATGAGAAGATTGGTGAAGAAAACACACAAGGGTGAGTTCCAAGTAGAAGTTGAACCTGAGGATAGTGTCTCTGTGGAGGTTGCTGTTGGGGCAAGTTCACTCACTCGTATGCAACCCAAACCAAAGCAGGACATCTCTTTACCCTCCAAACCTGATCAAATGCAAGCTAAAGGAAATGCTGTTAGTGAAAAGAGTTGTTCAGAGGACCAGAATGTTCTCATGATCGCTTCTAGCGAAGGTACTGATTTGATGCAAAGGCTCATGGTGGATGATGAACTGAAAGATGCagaatttcttcctccaattgtcTCCCTTGACGAGTTCATGGAATCCCTTAATTCAGAGCCACcatttgaaaatttaccagtggATACTGGAAAAACTACACCTGCCTCTGAAAAGGATGATTCACAAGTTGTCTCGAAATCCAAGTCTCCCGATGCAACTCTAAGAGATCTTGATGATATTACCTCTGGTAAACCTGATCTTACGGATGTGAAGAATACAAAATTGGATGCTGATGGACAATCCACCGGCTGTCTTGTAAAATCAGAGGCAGCACCTTCCCTTGCCATGCCTAAGGGTGAGCATGTTTGGGAAGGCTTACTTCAGCTGAATATTTCGTTAACTGCATCAGTTATTGGCATCTTTAAAAG tGGTGAAAAAACATCTGCAAAAGATTGGTCTGGCTTTATTGAGATAAAGGGGAGGGTCAGACTGAATGCATTTGAGAAGTTCCTTCAAGAGCTTCCAATGTCCCGAAGTCGTGCTGTTATG GTTCTACACTTTGTTTGCAAGGAGGGGTCAGCAGATAGTGAGCGTGCAGGTTTTAGTGAG GTGTCTGATTCGTACGTCATGGATGGGAGGGTGGGTTTTGCGGAGCCTGCTTCTGGAGTGGAACTCTATTTCTGCCCACCTCTGTCAAAGACTAGCGAATTGCTTGCAAAGGTCCTTCCAAAGGACCAAATTGATGCCCTTAATGCTATTGATAATGGTCTAATTGGTGTTATTGTATGGAGAAAACCTCAAATAACGTCAACAATGTCACCCAACTCCGCATCACCCCATAAACACAATTCAAAAAAGCAACACTCCTTTTCTAGGAGACGCCAAGAAAAGGATGCTAATGTAAATGTGAATCTCACGCCTAAACAGACCTTACCCAGTAATGGACCTACTACCTACACTAGAGTTGAACCTGATGACGATGACGATGATGATGTGCCTCCTGGGTTTGGCCCGCCGGCTGCTCGGGATGAGGATGACCTGCCTGAGTTTAACTTTTCAAGTGGTTCTGTTACATCAGGGCCACAGTCAACTACCTATAGTGTTACTCGGGGGCAAGGGATGCCCCCCTTTCAACCACACTTACAAACACCATCTCGCCCTGTAGATCAAATGAGGGAGCTTGTACAAAGATATGGACTTCCTAAATCTAGTGCCCCTTCAGGGAATTGGCAGGATAATAGAACAATAGGGGTTGCAGTGCGGCCATGGAATGATGACGATGATGACATGCCTGAATGGCATCCAGAAGAAAATAAACCACAGCTTCAGCCAGTACATATGCATGACGTACAGCCGCCAATTTTACGTGCCCATATGATGCAGCAGATCACAACCCCTCAAATGGCTTCACAACCCGTGTCCTTGCGACCACCCCAAATGAATGTGATTCATGGCCCGCAGCATACTGCCCCTTCATGGCAGCAGGGCCCTCGGACGGTTCCCACCCCTGGCTCCCATAACTTTGGTGCCTATCAGTCCAACTACAGGGCATCACCCGGACTTGAAGCAGGGCTGCAAGGCATGGCTCGGCGTGGAGATGCTCCCAAAAGTTGGGGGTTTTGA
- the LOC110651270 gene encoding uncharacterized protein LOC110651270 isoform X1, with protein MGHAQVLCCYSSMFNNLVLQQLPMQGIKMGQLEHIQNKLHSSVQMGIMGPGINDPALQEMAMMGLGSTDTQSLQISVSSNQAQPLENVNMADNCVLQKFSVSNMQMGQMDPQAYSLVSKLFLSPSKQLGEMEAMLSSVGSQQPSMLSKRKAPVEPTFSNPGLQKLSMPNKRVAQIENRPWLQKMSAPNKLPVQMQSQSISNNSGLQRSQAPSKRSTSTKAGLQQLPVQKNQSGQRSPMLQNVSSNSVRSKLRESLAAALALVSRRQDKASSSSKNSNNEDASTAGPILENSQPSENASGTADVSEEHKGSLPTKMDPLAQKSNDGEHTSQEISSSTGDSTETSKNDGQTFQSTIGLHDEDASFSDNFLVKDELLQGNGLSWVLEPDMRVEEKKDVGTAQKQPDPEVFCRNSGDQVALSPQVLASKIEAELYKLFGGVNKKYKEKGRSLLFNLKDHNNPELRERVMSGEIPPEKLCSMTAEELASKELSQWRMAKAEELAQMVVLRNSDIDMRRLVKKTHKGEFQVEVEPEDSVSVEVAVGASSLTRMQPKPKQDISLPSKPDQMQAKGNAVSEKSCSEDQNVLMIASSEGTDLMQRLMVDDELKDAEFLPPIVSLDEFMESLNSEPPFENLPVDTGKTTPASEKDDSQVVSKSKSPDATLRDLDDITSGKPDLTDVKNTKLDADGQSTGCLVKSEAAPSLAMPKGEHVWEGLLQLNISLTASVIGIFKSGEKTSAKDWSGFIEIKGRVRLNAFEKFLQELPMSRSRAVMVLHFVCKEGSADSERAGFSEVSDSYVMDGRVGFAEPASGVELYFCPPLSKTSELLAKVLPKDQIDALNAIDNGLIGVIVWRKPQITSTMSPNSASPHKHNSKKQHSFSRRRQEKDANVNVNLTPKQTLPSNGPTTYTRVEPDDDDDDDVPPGFGPPAARDEDDLPEFNFSSGSVTSGPQSTTYSVTRGQGMPPFQPHLQTPSRPVDQMRELVQRYGLPKSSAPSGNWQDNRTIGVAVRPWNDDDDDMPEWHPEENKPQLQPVHMHDVQPPILRAHMMQQITTPQMASQPVSLRPPQMNVIHGPQHTAPSWQQGPRTVPTPGSHNFGAYQSNYRASPGLEAGLQGMARRGDAPKSWGF; from the exons atgggACATGCACAAGTTTTATGTTGTTATTCTAGCATGTTCAACAATCTTGTGTTACAGCAGTTGCCAATGCAGGGCATCAAAATGGGTCAGCTGGAACACATTCAAAATAAATTACACTCATCAGTACAAATGGGAATAATGGGACCGGGGATCAATGATCCTGCATTGCAGGAGATGGCAATGATGGGGCTGGGTTCCACTGATACACAATCACTTCAGATCTCAGTATCAAGCAACCAGGCACAGCCACTGGAAAATGTAAATATGGCTGATAACTGTGTCTTGCAGAAATTCTCAGTATCAAACATGCAAATGGGACAGATGGATCCACAGGCATACAGTCTAGTGTCAAAACTGTTCTTGTCACCTAGCAAGCAACTAGGGGAGATGGAAGCCATGTTGAGCAGTGTGGGATCCCAGCAGCCATCAATGTTGAGCAAGCGAAAGGCACCTGTAGAACCCACATTCAGTAATCCTGGGTTGCAGAAGTTATCAATGCCTAACAAGCGGGTTGCACAGATAGAGAATAggccatggctgcagaaaatgtCTGCACCAAATAAATTACCAGTGCAGATGCAATCCCAGTCCATTTCTAACAATTCAGGTTTGCAGCGTTCACAAGCACCATCTAAGAGATCAACATCTACCAAAGCTGGTCTGCAGCAGTTACCAGTTCAGAAAAACCAAAGTGGACAACGATCTCCAATGCTTCAAAATGTGTCTTCCAATTCTGTAAGGTCCAAGCTAAGGGAGTCATTAGCAGCAGCTCTAGCATTGGTTTCTCGGCGGCAGGATAAAGCTTCAAGCAGCAGTAAGAACTCTAATAATGAGGATGCTAGTACTGCAGGACCAATACTGGAAAATTCTCAACCTTCTGAAAATGCTTCTGGGACTGCTGATGTGTCTGAGGAGCACAAAGGATCTTTGCCCACCAAGATGGATCCTTTAGCTCAGAAGTCTAATGATGGTGAACATACATCTCAAGAAATTTCTTCTAGTACTGGTGATTCTACAGAGACCTCAAAAAATGATGGCCAGACCTTTCAGTCAACTATTGGTCTGCATGATGAGGATGCTTCGTTTAGTGACAACTTTTTGGTTAAAGATGAACTTTTGCAGGGAAATGGGCTATCCTGGGTATTGGAACCCGATATGAGAGTGGAAGAAAAAAAGGATGTTGGAACTGCCCAAAAACAGCCAGATCCAGAGGTTTTCTGCAGGAACAGTGGAGATCAAGTGGCTCTGTCCCCCCAAGTTTTGGCATCTAAAATTGAAGCCGAACTCTACAAATTATTTGGTGGAGTAAACAAGAAATATAAGGAGAAGGGCAGGTCTCTGTTATTCAATTTGAAGGATCATAATAATCCTGAATTGAGAGAAAGAGTTATGTCAGGAGAAATCCCCCCTGAGAAACTCTGCTCTATGACTGCAGAGGAGCTTGCATCTAAGGAGCTTTCTCAATGGCGGATGGCAAAAGCTGAGGAGCTTGCTCAAATGGTGGTATTGCGTAATTCTGATATTGATATGAGAAGATTGGTGAAGAAAACACACAAGGGTGAGTTCCAAGTAGAAGTTGAACCTGAGGATAGTGTCTCTGTGGAGGTTGCTGTTGGGGCAAGTTCACTCACTCGTATGCAACCCAAACCAAAGCAGGACATCTCTTTACCCTCCAAACCTGATCAAATGCAAGCTAAAGGAAATGCTGTTAGTGAAAAGAGTTGTTCAGAGGACCAGAATGTTCTCATGATCGCTTCTAGCGAAGGTACTGATTTGATGCAAAGGCTCATGGTGGATGATGAACTGAAAGATGCagaatttcttcctccaattgtcTCCCTTGACGAGTTCATGGAATCCCTTAATTCAGAGCCACcatttgaaaatttaccagtggATACTGGAAAAACTACACCTGCCTCTGAAAAGGATGATTCACAAGTTGTCTCGAAATCCAAGTCTCCCGATGCAACTCTAAGAGATCTTGATGATATTACCTCTGGTAAACCTGATCTTACGGATGTGAAGAATACAAAATTGGATGCTGATGGACAATCCACCGGCTGTCTTGTAAAATCAGAGGCAGCACCTTCCCTTGCCATGCCTAAGGGTGAGCATGTTTGGGAAGGCTTACTTCAGCTGAATATTTCGTTAACTGCATCAGTTATTGGCATCTTTAAAAG tGGTGAAAAAACATCTGCAAAAGATTGGTCTGGCTTTATTGAGATAAAGGGGAGGGTCAGACTGAATGCATTTGAGAAGTTCCTTCAAGAGCTTCCAATGTCCCGAAGTCGTGCTGTTATG GTTCTACACTTTGTTTGCAAGGAGGGGTCAGCAGATAGTGAGCGTGCAGGTTTTAGTGAG GTGTCTGATTCGTACGTCATGGATGGGAGGGTGGGTTTTGCGGAGCCTGCTTCTGGAGTGGAACTCTATTTCTGCCCACCTCTGTCAAAGACTAGCGAATTGCTTGCAAAGGTCCTTCCAAAGGACCAAATTGATGCCCTTAATGCTATTGATAATGGTCTAATTGGTGTTATTGTATGGAGAAAACCTCAAATAACGTCAACAATGTCACCCAACTCCGCATCACCCCATAAACACAATTCAAAAAAGCAACACTCCTTTTCTAGGAGACGCCAAGAAAAGGATGCTAATGTAAATGTGAATCTCACGCCTAAACAGACCTTACCCAGTAATGGACCTACTACCTACACTAGAGTTGAACCTGATGACGATGACGATGATGATGTGCCTCCTGGGTTTGGCCCGCCGGCTGCTCGGGATGAGGATGACCTGCCTGAGTTTAACTTTTCAAGTGGTTCTGTTACATCAGGGCCACAGTCAACTACCTATAGTGTTACTCGGGGGCAAGGGATGCCCCCCTTTCAACCACACTTACAAACACCATCTCGCCCTGTAGATCAAATGAGGGAGCTTGTACAAAGATATGGACTTCCTAAATCTAGTGCCCCTTCAGGGAATTGGCAGGATAATAGAACAATAGGGGTTGCAGTGCGGCCATGGAATGATGACGATGATGACATGCCTGAATGGCATCCAGAAGAAAATAAACCACAGCTTCAGCCAGTACATATGCATGACGTACAGCCGCCAATTTTACGTGCCCATATGATGCAGCAGATCACAACCCCTCAAATGGCTTCACAACCCGTGTCCTTGCGACCACCCCAAATGAATGTGATTCATGGCCCGCAGCATACTGCCCCTTCATGGCAGCAGGGCCCTCGGACGGTTCCCACCCCTGGCTCCCATAACTTTGGTGCCTATCAGTCCAACTACAGGGCATCACCCGGACTTGAAGCAGGGCTGCAAGGCATGGCTCGGCGTGGAGATGCTCCCAAAAGTTGGGGGTTTTGA